One Lepus europaeus isolate LE1 chromosome 4, mLepTim1.pri, whole genome shotgun sequence genomic window, GGCCCGCGTCGCCGTCCACCGCCACCACCTTGCTCACCAGGTAGCCCGCGTCGGCCGCGCGCGGCACCAGCTCGGGGCAGGCGGCCGAGCCGTTGGCCGGCGGGTACAGCACGGCCGGCGCGTGGTCGTTGGCGTCCAGCAGCTGCACGCGCACGCGCGCCTCGCTGCTCAGCGCCGGGGAGCCGCGGTCGGCGGCGCGCACGCCGAACTCGAAGGCGCGCAGGGCCTCGTAGTCGAGCGCGCGCAGCGCGTACAGCTGCCCGCTGTCCGCGTGCACCGACACGAGCGCCGCCACGTCGGGCTGCGGCGGCTGGGGCGGCTGGGGCGGCTGCGACTggggcggcggcagcagcgagTAGGTGAGCTGCGCGTTGGCGCCCGCGTCCCTGTCGCTGGCGCTCACGGAGCCGATGAGCAGCCCGGGGCTGTTGTTCTCGCGCACCAGCAGGGTGTAGGCGGCCTGGCTGAAGACTGGGGCGTTGTCGTTCACGTCGGACACCTGCACCGCGACGTGGTGCCGGGTCGTCATCCTGGGCGTGCCCAGGTCGGACACGGTGATGGTGATGTTGTACTCGGCCCTGGCCTCCCTGTCCAGCGCTCCATCCGTTACCAGGGTGTAGAAGTTATTGAAAGTGGGCTTCAAAAGGAAGGGGAGGTCATCCTGAATAGAGCAAACCATTCTTCCATTGTCTCCAGAGTCTGGATCTCGAACACTGAAGATGGCGACAAGAGTCTCTGGTGTGTTTTCTGGAATGCTGTTTGTGACTGATGAAATGGTCACTTCTGGTGGGTTGTCGTTTACATCCAGTACCTTAATCACAAGAGTGCATTTTCCTGAGAGACCCCCACCGTCTGTTGCCTGAGTAGTTATAGTGTACGTTTGTATTACTTCAAAATCCAGGTGTGATTTCAGACCAACTTCCCCAGTTACTGGGTCGATTTCAAAGGTTTTCCGAACATCTTCTGATGCATGGAAAAGTGTGTAAGAAATTTTCCCAAAACTTCCTGCATCTATATCCTTAGCAGAGAGAGTGATAATCCGGGAGCCAACGTCTGTGTCCTCAGGCACCTGCACCTCATAGAGGTTCTCAGCAAACTCAGGGGAGTTATCGTTGATGTCCAAGACCTTAATGAGAACCAAGGTTGTTCCAGACAAGGGCGGGGCCCCACCGTCTACTGCTGTCAGTGTCAGTCTGAGCTCGGGTTCCTCCTCATGATCCAATGCTCTGTGTAGGACCAGCTCTGGGTATATCTTTCCATCACCACTGTCTCGAATGTTAATGTAGAAATGAGAGTTGGGACTAATTGTATAGTTTTGCAGACAATTGGTTCCTATGTCCATATCTTGAGCACTCTCCATTAGAAATGTGGTTCCGATAGCagtattttctgatattttcacaAGTATTTCCTTGTCCAGGAATGTGGGAGAGTGATCATTTATATCTTTGATGTGTAGCTCAGCCCGAAAAAACTGTAAAGGGTTTTTTAATAACACCTGAAAAGGCAGCACACAGGGCTCAGTGGTGCCGCACAGCTCTTCCCGGTCTAGTTTCTCATTAAGGAGCAAATCGCCGGTCAGCGGATCCAGGCGCAAGTGGTTCTCATTATCATCAGACACTACCCGGGCCTCCCGCGAGGACAGTtcatccacccccacccccaagtcccTTGCCAGATGAGCCACAAAAGAACCAATTTCTGTTTCCTCTGCCATGGAATATCGCACAGATTCAGAACCCGCCTGACACAATcccagcaaaacaaagaaaatcaggACTTGCCTTCCTCGCGGAGGGAGCGCCTCTCTGCCCTCCATGGTTCCTCCTGACAGCGTCTTTTGTGGAGAATTTCAGGCTCAGCTCTAACTTTGGTGAGTGAAGGCCTGATTCCTTGATAGGAAACCGCTGGAGAGGGTGCAGCCCTCAGGCGGCTCTGCAGGTGACAATCCTTAATacctccctctcagggggttgGCTCTTCTCTGCTCTGAATAATAATGAAGCCTGAAGACTGTTTTTCTTATCCTGTAGCGCCACCATGTGTCTCTATggattttttcattaaaaaattttccTCTGACTTGGAAATTCATGAATGCATCTGGAGTGTGCAAAAGCAAGTCCCAGATATCATAATTTTTACCTGTAAATACACCACTAATATCTCTAATGGATAAGGACTCAAACTATAATACCAGTATCAGAATAAGGAAAtttagtggggccggcgctgtggctagtAGAGTAAGCTttcgcctgtggctccagcatcccatatggcaccagtttaagtccgggctgctccacttctgacccagctctctgctgtggcctgggaagacagaagatggcccaagtgcttgagcccctacatccatgtgagagacctggaagaaactcctgacttcaggtctgccagctccagccattgtggccatttggggagtgaaccagcaaatggaagacttatctctgtctctctctttctctgtaaccctgcctctcaaataaataaataaatcttttttaaaaaagaaaatgtggtaataattcctttatataatttttactcAGCCTATATTTATCGTTTTCTCAGTTGTCTCCAAAATGTCTTTTACCATTGTTTTGCTTGAATTGGAATCCAAATAAGACCCACACATTGCATTTaatgttattattttgaattcttgatACAAAAGGACCCATCGAAATATTCTGTATtgaagaaacagtatttttcaggcTATTTCATGAACAATTACAAATATATTATCTCCTCCacttttgtaaatatttgttgagttcaTTTAGTAATATAAttactttcatatttaaaaaatacatatgtgaGGACGTGGCACAAGAAGTTAGAGATAATTCTTGTCTTTATGGA contains:
- the LOC133757965 gene encoding protocadherin beta-14-like codes for the protein MEGREALPPRGRQVLIFFVLLGLCQAGSESVRYSMAEETEIGSFVAHLARDLGVGVDELSSREARVVSDDNENHLRLDPLTGDLLLNEKLDREELCGTTEPCVLPFQVLLKNPLQFFRAELHIKDINDHSPTFLDKEILVKISENTAIGTTFLMESAQDMDIGTNCLQNYTISPNSHFYINIRDSGDGKIYPELVLHRALDHEEEPELRLTLTAVDGGAPPLSGTTLVLIKVLDINDNSPEFAENLYEVQVPEDTDVGSRIITLSAKDIDAGSFGKISYTLFHASEDVRKTFEIDPVTGEVGLKSHLDFEVIQTYTITTQATDGGGLSGKCTLVIKVLDVNDNPPEVTISSVTNSIPENTPETLVAIFSVRDPDSGDNGRMVCSIQDDLPFLLKPTFNNFYTLVTDGALDREARAEYNITITVSDLGTPRMTTRHHVAVQVSDVNDNAPVFSQAAYTLLVRENNSPGLLIGSVSASDRDAGANAQLTYSLLPPPQSQPPQPPQPPQPDVAALVSVHADSGQLYALRALDYEALRAFEFGVRAADRGSPALSSEARVRVQLLDANDHAPAVLYPPANGSAACPELVPRAADAGYLVSKVVAVDGDAGQNAWLSFELLKATEPGLFGVWAHSGEVRTARPLSERDAARQRLLVLVRDHGEPPLSASVTLHVLLVDGFSQPYVALPDAAAAAEPARPDWLTVQLVVALAAVSSLLVLSVLALVAARLCGGGGGGGGGGVGGGAGCALVVGGVGGGAGAEGRFPGPLLDVSGGGTLSHSYQYEVRLTGDAGTGEFKFMKPISPNLQVSDACRNIEESENFRNSFGFNIE